The genomic region CGCAGTGATTATTGCTTACATCAATCACTATTCTTCGTCAAATTTGATGGCCGTATTTTTCCACAAATTTTCTATTTTCTTCCAAAATTCTTCATAACTAATCATGTTAAATAATCATATTTTCCGACATTTATATGTTACTTTATTTGTCAAAAAAAAGGTTATTTTGTGAAAGATGTTTTGATGATGAGTATATTGTATACATATTTTAGTTATAATTAATActctatattttatatttttattctcCAGTATTTATGGTTAAAGTTTGAAAATTTTAAGCTTCGAAATACAAATGGAAAGAAAATTAGAAAAAGGTCGAAATAAAACTAAGATTACAAGTTTATCAGGAAAGTACGTCCATACATCATACACATCCAACTCTAATTATTACACCAAATTTACACAGATTTTCTTAGAGGAGTGACATATGCATGCTTTACTTACTACGTAATACTCCGTACGTAATACTCGTATTACTTTAGacgtaaacaaaacaaaaaagaaaacaaaaacttAAACTAGATCCACACACTCATGACACCAACATGACACCAACAGGTAGTGTCATCTCATTTTCCTTGACGTCATAGAGTTCTAGTGACCCTCACTGGTGATTTTCTGCATGTTATTGCCACTTGTCGTCTCTTCCTTTGGTGGGTGAGGCTTGTTGTATCCTCCACGTCCATTCACCCCAACTTCTACCTCTTCTTGTGGCGGCCATCGTCCACCGCCACCTTTACCTCCATGTCCACCGCCGTATCCGCCACCGTAGCACCCTCCTCGACCGCAATAAGGCAGAGATTGTTCCTCCGGTGGCCATCGTCCGCCACCACCCTTACCACCGTGACCACCACCACCGTAACCGCCATGTCCACCGCCGTACCCGCCACCATAACCGCCATGTCCACCGCCGTATCCGCCACCGTAACCACCACGTCCACCGTTGTATCCATCAACATCTAGAGACTCCTCTTCCGGCGGCCACCTCCCGCCACCACCGTAACCACCACGACCACCGCCATATCCGCCGCCATATCCACCACGACCACCGCCATAACCGCCGCCATATCCACCACGACCACCGCCATAACCGCCACCGTATCCGCCTCGACCACCACCATAACCGCCACCGTATCCGCCTCGACCGCCACCGTATCCTCCATAACCCTCGGGATAAGAGAGGGATTGATCTTCTTCAGTTGGTGGTTTAGGTTTGTTATAACCACCACGTCCATCCAGCGATACATCGCTTTGTTCTTCAGTTGGTggtttaggtttaggtttaggctTGTTATAACCACCACGTCCATCTAGAGATACGTCGCTTTGTTCTTCAGTTGGTggtttaggtttaggtttaggctTGTTATAACCACCACGTCCATCTAGCGATACGTCGCTTTGTTCTTCAGTCGGTggtttaggtttaggtttaggctTGTTATAACCACCACGTCCATCTAGCGATACGTCGCTTTGTTCTTCAGGTGGATGCGGTTTGTTGTAGCCACCACGTCCATTTAGATCCACATCTTTTTCTTCCTCTAcaagttatcaaaataaaaattTATTAGTAAGTGTATAAAAAATGATAAGATGACAAAAATAAAACTTTAAAAGAATAATATGTATGAGTATGGTCATTTTAATACGCTTTTATAATAGAATCTCTTAAATACCAATTTAAttaaatcccaaaattagggaCTAAATTTATGACCGGTCCTATTAGACGCTAAAAGGTTGGTACATGCTTTCTAACGTAACTCGCTAAGTTAGTTAATTAGCGCTAATTAACTAACTTATCGACTAATGTTGGGTAGCATGTACCAACTTATTAGGGTGTAACTACATGCTACTTCATAGTTTCTAAATTAGTCGTTAAATCATAGTGACAAAATATTCTCCTAATAAATATACCATCTTGTGAATAACGAATTAAAATCAGTCATAAACCTTTTTaaattaaaaatacataaataatTGGGACGGAGTGAATTAACACGTTATTTTGGTATCACGGTGAATAATAATATACtttctaaaaataaaaataaaataaataaataaatgagacaGGGGGGAATATCGTAATTAAAACGATCAAACACTCAAGCTACGTACACATCAACACATGCAtgaatttaattaaaagattagagaAGAAAATTACGCGGTTGTTCAGTCGAGAGATCACGAGCTGAGACAACAACTGAGGACACAAGAAGAACAATAGTAAAGAGCACACAAAGAAAGTGTAAAGTTTTAGAGTAcgacattttttttttggttaatatTAGACTCAATTATTTTTGCTATGGTATTATGCAAGGGGACTCCACTTATTTATACCCAAAAACTTATGTAAATAAACTATATTAAAATGATTATAAATTTATGTAAAAATAAAACTAATGTAAGAGATATTCATGAAAATTTAGATTTTATGATAAGATTTGCATGCAGCCATGCAGGTGTAAATTGTTGCTACGTACGTACGTGATTGCATGcgtcaatatttttgggtcaaatATGATGTGCGGATTTGTCCTCTTCCGGGCTGCATCCGGTTTCTGTGGACTTGGATATATCGGTTTTAAGGTTAAAACGGGTTAAATTGTATTCTATTATCtatattatttgactcgtttTAAATCTAAGACAAATATGTCCGACTTAAATTAAAATTTGTGTAAATTATTGCAATATTTTATGTTATTTGAAGATATACGTACGAAGTTTCGTAGAAGTATCCAAGATTATCGAACATGCATGGACATTTTATGTCCATGTGCTCTTgaaattttattatttttgaCATGCTTAAGAAGTAGGCAGTCAACTTTTGCTGCTTTAATCGGCAAGtcaaatagtttttttttttctttttttttttttgggtaacgAGAGTTACGATGACGAATGTGAGGCTCACCGGCTAGAGTTTGAATTCAGGTTACCGTACGCTTCATAATTTTACCAATTAAATTATAACCGATATTTGCACCGTAAAGTCAAATAGTAATGTAATCATATGTGTAATATCCCAGGGAAATTCTCATTTAGCTGATATATTCATCATAAGTTTAGGATGGGTTGAATATATTTCACTTTAATCGTTTGTAGATTTATTACACAGAAGCACATAGCCTAGCCAGTAGCCAGTTATCATAGATGTCTACCAATTGAGGAGGACTAAAGTACTTTAAATGATATCAGAGCAACCATGTAAATATACGATTATGCAATAATTACGTAGTAGAGAGAAGAGTTTGCATCGATCATTCATCCATCACTCCTGGTTGTAGTGGTCTCTTTGTGCTTTCAGGGTGTCATATATAGTAACGGGTTAATAAGGATGTTAATAACTTTACATCTGGTGTATGTTGTATCCATCTCTCTCCGTCCTACTGATATGGTTTTGGTTTGGGGGCTGATCAAGTGGCTTTTTCTATTGCTCCCTATCTTCTTACTCACTTTTCTTAGCTACGAGTTTCTTGTCTGTAGGGACTGTTTTCCAAAGTGTAGGAGTTTTATTTATCTCCTCTGGAGGTAGGCTTTCATGGTCTACATTCCGCCTTTCCTTTCTACGTCCTtgtggcgtaagtgcactttgCTAATTCTAATGAGTCAAGGATCTCGTTGGTTTCCAGATAATCTGTAGCACacctgatagatgaaccaactcaaccaaaaccttaaggtgatggttggggcccaactattatagttatttctattacgctccctcactcaaatgcccgtcgggcttgaagagtggatagttgtgcaccggctctaataccatgatagatgaaccaactcaaccaaaaccttaaggtgatggttgaggccctaggggatgaatctccgagacacatttttgtgtcttgttgcaggtatttcttCGAAGCTCGGTTCATTAAGATGAGTAAAGATCGAGTTGTTCGATCTTTTGGCCACCTGTGATCGTCATTCAAGAATGTTGTGGATATTGAAGTTGATTCCCGTATTTAGCCGTCCGTACGCCATCAACACACTTATGATACCCCATGGAGTTACTTTACTTTGTTGTTTTAGTTTATTGTATTAGTAAAATAAGTGCATTTGATCAAATGAGCTGTATAAAAACCCTTTATTCACGGTTATAAAAAAAACACCCTAAAAGATGAGAATTTCACTTTTAAAATCAcgtgaattaattaattaattttatttatatgattaGTGGGACCTAAATCTTAAAATAACTTAAAAACAAAATCTTAATTGCTCATCTGTTCTCAAGGTATGTTTACATAACCTATCGTCGGTCATATTTGACGTAAATTCAATTTAATAGTTTAAATGTATGGTCTTTTTATAGTCCAAAATCATTCTCacatatttccttaatctttatctaATAATAATAGATAACTATTGAATGCTTGATTGCAAGTTTAACCGAAATTTAAAGTAACAtacatatccaactctttttatTACACCAAATTTACATCCATTTTCTTAAAGACGTGACATATGCATGTTTTACTAGTACAAAACAAGACAAAACAAAAACTTAAAACACCGGCTTCATGAATCCACGATATCACCCGGTAATGACATCTCATTTTCATTCAGATAACATACTTCTACTAGTGACCCTCACTAATAGTTTTCTTCATGTTATTGCCATTTGTTGTTTCTTCCTTTGGTGGGTGAGGCTTGTTATAACCGCCTCGTCCATCGAGTGACACTTCGCTTTGTTCTACCGGTGGATGTGGCTTGTTGTAACCACCTCTTCCATTGAGTACCACGTCGCTTTGTTCTACTGGTGGGTGTGGCTTGTTGTAACCACCTCGTCCATTGAGTACCACGTCGCTTTGTTCTACAGGTGGGTGCGGCTTGTTGTAACCACCTCGTCCATTGAGTACTACTTCGCTTTGTTCTACAGGTGGGTGCGGCTTGTTGTAACCACCTCGTCCATTGAGTACTACGTCGCTTTGTCCAACAGGTGGATGTGGCTTGTTGTAACCACCTCGTCCATTGAGTACTACGTCGCTTTGTCCAACAGGTGGACGTGGCTTGTTGTAACCACCTCGTCCCTCGAGTACTACGTCGCTTTGTTCAACAGGTGGGTGCGGCTTGTTGTAACCACCTCGTCCATTGAGTACTACGTCGCTTTGTTCTACAGGTGGATGCGGCTTATTGTAACCACCTCGTCCATCCAGTACTGCATCGCTTTGTTCTACAGGTGGATGCGGCTTGTTGTAACCACCTCGTCCATTGAGTACTGCATCGCTTTGTTTTACAGGTGGATGCGGCTTGTTGTAACCACCTCGTCCATCCAGTACAACGTCGCTTTGTTCAACAGGTGGATGTGGCTTGTTGTAGCCACCTCGTCCATTTAGGCCAACATCTTTGTCTTCCTCTACAAGTTAACAAAATGAACATGTTAAGTAGTGTCAGTGACGGATCCAAAAATTTTTCTTTAATTGCCTCGCTACTTCCTACGTGCAGTGAAAATGAATTTTTACCGGACTTAGATATTACAAGCACCAATTTAACTGTCTCTCCTAATGAGGAACTTAATTTAGGTCAGTTTTAACATTAGTCACGTAGACGCATACGTAGGCAATCAAATTAGTGAAAGATTGCATGgaaataattaaattttaaattagCTAAATGGTACGAGTAATTGTTAAATTAGTAGCTAAATCGCTCTTCTCTTTTAAGTCGACAAAATAATGGATGACTAGTTCATTTAGAGGATATATAGTATTAGTACCATTAAGTGAATTATAAACCAAAATTATTGTACATGAACTATATAATAATAATTTCCATTATTACGTCAACTAATCGATAAAAATATCGTAAAATAATATAGGCTatttagttcaaatttttcggTTTTTCAATTTAGTTACGCTTGTTCATTTAGAAACACTCAATAATAAAAGGTGTCGTCCCATCTAGCATGCATGACTTTAATATCTATaaagaaaaaaacgaaataaataaCTGGAACAGAGGAAATATATAACGATAAGAAAGGAGAATTACGAGATTGTTCCTTCGAGAGATCACGAGCTGCGACGACAGCCGAGGACACAAGAACGACTATAGTAAAGAGGACACAAAGGAAGTGTAAGGTTTTAGAATTCGCCATTTCTATTATTTTCTTGTTAATAATATTACTTGACTCAATTTGTACTTCTATATTTTGCAAGGGGAATCCACTTATTTATACCCAAAATTTTATGTAAATAAACTATATTAAATTGATTATAAATTCACGTAAAATTAAAAATAATGTAAAGAGATATTCATGCAAATTTAGATTTTAAGATAAGATCTGCATGCAGATGTAAATTGTTGTTACGTACGTGATTGCGTCAAGATTTTGGGTCAAATTTGATGGACGGATTTATCCACTTTTGGGGTGTACCCGTTTATGATATTGGATTGTTTGGGTATGTCAAGCTGTCGACTCGGATATATCCGTTTTAAGGTTAAATCGGGTTAAATACTCCGTAACATTTTATTTGTATAAATAAGACAATTTTTTTCGCTAGTATctaacattttatttttgtcttatttatattatttgttttgttttaaatttAAGACAGATATATCAGGCTGTAATCGAAATTTGTTCAAATTATTGGAATATTTTATGTTTTCTAAATATATACGTACGAATTGAAGTATCCAAACTTTGTGTCCATGTGCTCTTGAAATTTTATTAGTTTCAGTCCGTCTTGTATCagaccgtcttatttcagaccgcaataagacctctcacaagtgagaagcacatgggtggtgggacacccccatgtgctttcccactcacatcctaaatgagtttttttgtgagagaaaatggtatccgtctgaccatttcagacggatatgacggtctgaaataagaatttgtgtattaGTTTTGACATGCTTAAGAAGTAGACAGTCAACTTTTGCTGCTATATAATCGGCAAGTCAAatagttcttttttttttttttttttttttcgtggtaATAAGAGTTTTGAGGCTGAATATGATGTTGATGTCCGAAATTTAAACTTACCAATTAAGTTAATTGACATTTAAATCATCGAAAAGGCATATGGTGATATACTGATAGTTACGAGCAAAGCAAATCTACTACGGAGTAGTCCGTAATATTTACTAGGTCCAGATAAGTACCGAAACAAATGGAGGAGATtaaagatgaaaaaaaatgagatttcGTTATCAAATGTTATAAAAATGAGATTTTGTTGTCAAATGTTACAGAATACGAGTATTTTTTTTCGTGCTAAAACATGTTCGTGTATTTTTTTTACAGAATAGGAGTATTTTTTTTCGAGTATTAAAAATGCAACTATCTATACAAATGCGTAAATAATTACATTTAAAATGTAACTGATGAAATTATCGTGAAACCGTCTTATGTGATAAACTGATACTTGGTCTTTTAAAATGTTCGTGTCTGAGTTGTTTATGGCGGTTGAATATCATTGACTTTTCTTTCCCCACTAAACTGAGGGGATGCAAATTGTTGCCACGTGTCCACTTATTCACCACCATGAAGCTGACTGCTGGTTGCTTGTGGCTGGCATACCCTCCAGCCTACACCAACATCACACCTCATTTTCTCTAGACAGATGTCACTTAACTTAACTATCATTGAAGATGGccattatccgtcacaagctgaacacggatagtgaccctctcacaaaatgcaagtggcttgcactatccatttgcattttgtgagagggacactatccgtcttcagcttgtgacggatagtgtccgtcttcaataAGAATTTGTGCTAGTAAAATCGTATGAAAAGTGATAGGAGTATTTTACTATTTATAACAGAGATTCGAATCCTGTCAGTATTAAATCTCCCATTATGGCTCCCTTTACACTAAAAGTTTTTCTGCTCTGTGTTCGATACTCTTCATCTCATTATTCGATTTTTTCGTAATTATCCGGATTTGTTGTCTGATTGTCTCCACTCTAAATATAATCACAAATTTCGGTCTCACATTGTGAGACGGTCATTTTTTAGATAAAAATAAATCATTTATTAATATCAATAAAAGAGTGATTTTCTTACAAATGGATGACGGTCTTATACTCTGAGAccagcaactctcctataggaccgtcctatagcataggactggcccaaaaggagagaagcccaaacaaaacaattaaatttatttatattttaattttattttaacgaCCCGGCATTTtatgatgaaaactaacatatctaaatatacaatttatcaatataaaattttaggttctcaaaataaaataattttctacaagtttattaactaatttatttggACTTTTAGTTATTGGGCTAGTCTTATAGATAAAGTGGTCTCACACAACAATTTGTGATTAACTATTGGTCTCTCCATTTCGATTAAATTGTTCTTATTCTTTTAAGTCGGGAGTGAAGGTATTTCTGTTTAAAAACAACTCGAAAAGGAAGGGGACAATATAAATGGGCCAAGGGAGTATATAGATGGGCCAGATAGATCAAATCCAATCTAAACATTCGGTCCGTAAATTAGGGAACTAGGACGGATTAACGGGCCTAAATGCGCAATTACTGACCGATCACGCAAAAGACTGGACGTATATTACACAAAGTCATCTGTCTCGGACATCAAACACCAGCAGCTCTATGGTTGAGTCGAAGACAGCTCTCCAAAGCTAAATTCCGATCAGGGAAGTTGATAATTAAATCACATCTGAGCAATTACCGAATCTTGAATTAATAAATTTACACTGATGATACAATCATACAACTCAAAGAATTACATAAACCAGTTATAAAAACAATAACAATTCAGGAGCTGGGGTGAACGAGAACATGCCGTCCCCAAAACATTCAAACAGTGACGACAGCAAAGGGCCGCCATCAGTGTCGTCCTTCCATGCCTGAGCTAGAATTGATGACGTACTCTGAGATTGACTATCCGCCTTCCCTTTCGCGCTGCTGCTTCCTGGCGTGTTTTCATTTTGCACTTGTTGGGTGATTCCTGAGAGACTGCCATCAACGTTATATCCTCCGGCAACCCCTTGCATGTTGCCGTGCATGGTATTCATTGGTATTGCTCCCATCGAACCATCCCCCGCTTGTTTCTTCATTGGGGGCTGTTGCAATAGGTTGTCCATATCCGCTTTCCGCTTGCCTGAATATCATAATTAAGAAGACAATACAAATATAAAATTTTTTAGGAGGTGTTTGATCGTAGGTCCCCCGTTCCCTCCCTCCATTACCCAGAATAGGATTACCCCCTTGTCCTCCAAATTGATTCCCCAACCCCCAAGGGTTTCACAAACCCGTTCCCTcttacccgactcaccaccaacaTCCACTGATCCACCCCTTCAATCAACCACCACCTCTCCCACCGTCACCATTATCAGTATTGGTGTCTGCTTGTCGTCCTCATTGACCGACCCACCACCCCCAAAAGCATCAGATCTAGACGTTACCAAAATGTGTCGGGTGCTTTATTCCAAATGCAGGTACAGTTCAAGGTTAGTTAGGGTCAAAAGATGAGTAAAAGCAAATGAATAAATACGAggattatataaaataaattttgCAGAAGGGTAAACCGAGTTTGTGTCAAATTCAACAACGCTGTTTGGGTTCCGGTCATGTACGGACACGGGTGGGTCGATATTTTCGAGTTTATGACTAAGAGCATATCAGGTTAGCTTTTGACATTTCTAGCCGAAAGTCCATCACCCTTATTTTAGCTCCAGAAGCAATCGGCCCTAATCACCAacacaacagcaacaacaactaCAACATACTCCAAGGTCTCAAGAGCGCTCTCAAATGGTTGTTTCACAAAAATAGCTAGGGTCGAATAACATAAAATCTTATAAATAAGAAAAAAATCTCACTTGATAATATGGTTGCAACTTTCTTATCAAGCATTGAGGTGGGCCTTGTGATTGGAAGAAGTAAACTCGGGACTTTTTTCAGATGATCATGCATGCACTGGCCAGCGGCAAACTGCAAGGTGTGTTGCAATGTCAGTTCCAAAACAAAATGACGGCCAAGAAACTATAAACGCGGAACTTATATCTGACCAGCAAGGCCCCATAAACTCTCCACGCTTCTTGCCTTTTGATCTCATTCTTCTGCCCCTCTAGTTGCATTTCTGGTTCCAGTAGTTGCATATATGGTAGTAGATTTGGTAATATGAGAAGACGGACCTGGAATCATGAAGCACTGATCAACTTCTTACAGTGCACAAATTAAAGGAAGAGTTAATATCGACATTTTTATAAACTGAAGGCCTGAAGCCAATATTAAAACAATGCACAAGCGAACGGAAAGGGTTACATTCGACAGAATTTGATAACCGACATTAATAagtaggggtgagcaaaaatatacgataacaacaacaacaacattaccccagtgcctcaatggctcccgcaaattgcggggtaagggggggtcggatgtacgcagccttacccttgtgttagcaacacaaagaggctgtttccgaatgacccaagatgaaaattgcgtcgagaactgcattgaaggaccgctacttcacaaaagaaagaagggcagccactttagtgagccattttgatttattccattataatccataaccaaagagtaaAGAGTCTTTGGCTCCAGTGGAAATATGGAAAAAGCAaaaatatacgatacggttttataaTACGAATACGATATGGTATACGGTTTGAGTTATACGgatttccgtatatacgatacgaaAATCCTAGACAATACGGTTTtcataaaaccgtatcgtatccggGTCGGGCAAAAACAAAAccg from Silene latifolia isolate original U9 population chromosome 3, ASM4854445v1, whole genome shotgun sequence harbors:
- the LOC141646522 gene encoding uncharacterized protein LOC141646522, which encodes MSYSKTLHFLCVLFTIVLLVSSVVVSARDLSTEQPQEEKDVDLNGRGGYNKPHPPEEQSDVSLDGRGGYNKPKPKPKPPTEEQSDVSLDGRGGYNKPKPKPKPPTEEQSDVSLDGRGGYNKPKPKPKPPTEEQSDVSLDGRGGYNKPKPPTEEDQSLSYPEGYGGYGGGRGGYGGGYGGGRGGYGGGYGGGRGGYGGGYGGGRGGYGGGYGGGRGGYGGGGRWPPEEESLDVDGYNGGRGGYGGGYGGGHGGYGGGYGGGHGGYGGGGHGGKGGGGRWPPEEQSLPYCGRGGCYGGGYGGGHGGKGGGGRWPPQEEVEVGVNGRGGYNKPHPPKEETTSGNNMQKITSEGH